The following are encoded together in the Bacteroidota bacterium genome:
- a CDS encoding acyl-CoA desaturase gives MSQIKFTVKPDFFLVLRNRIDGYFKEHNIKKTGDYRLYSKSVILFTALIALYTILVFFTPSSIILSLVLCVMMGVTLAAIGFNVMHDGAHGSYSTNSAVNTIMGFSLNVMGGNVYIWKQKHNVNHHSFTNIEGMDDDIDIQPFIRVHTAQKKNIFHAFQHFSWILLYGTTYIFWVFYNDFYKYFKGKISEYAPMPKMNLKEHLNFWFSKIFYTVIFIVIPGFMVGWIPMLIGYLVISYVTGLLISVVFQLAHVVEKADFVDPVSTEFQVEDEWAVHQLKTTANFATGSKFLNWLLGGLNFQVEHHLFPRISHVHYAKLNKIVKATCKEYHVDYKEYPTMFQALKSHVKHLKVVGQAA, from the coding sequence ATGTCTCAAATAAAGTTTACAGTAAAACCCGATTTTTTTCTTGTTCTTAGGAATAGGATTGACGGGTATTTCAAAGAACATAATATTAAAAAAACCGGTGATTATAGATTGTATTCCAAGTCAGTAATTTTGTTTACTGCTCTTATTGCACTTTATACCATCCTCGTTTTTTTCACTCCTTCGAGTATTATTTTGTCGCTGGTTCTTTGTGTAATGATGGGTGTTACGCTTGCTGCTATTGGTTTTAATGTGATGCATGATGGTGCACATGGGAGTTATTCCACCAATTCTGCGGTGAATACAATTATGGGTTTTTCTCTCAATGTGATGGGCGGAAATGTTTATATATGGAAGCAAAAGCATAATGTAAACCACCATTCATTTACCAATATTGAAGGAATGGATGATGATATAGATATCCAACCTTTTATTAGAGTCCATACTGCACAAAAGAAGAATATTTTTCACGCTTTTCAACATTTCTCATGGATATTACTCTATGGTACTACTTACATATTCTGGGTGTTCTATAATGATTTTTACAAGTATTTTAAAGGTAAAATTTCTGAGTATGCTCCCATGCCTAAGATGAATTTAAAGGAACATTTGAATTTTTGGTTCTCAAAGATTTTCTATACCGTCATTTTTATTGTAATACCGGGTTTTATGGTAGGTTGGATTCCCATGCTTATAGGATATTTGGTCATTAGTTATGTTACCGGATTGTTGATTTCCGTTGTTTTTCAATTGGCTCATGTAGTTGAAAAGGCAGATTTTGTAGATCCTGTTTCTACTGAATTTCAGGTAGAAGATGAATGGGCAGTACATCAACTTAAAACTACCGCCAACTTTGCAACAGGCAGTAAGTTTTTAAATTGGTTATTAGGTGGCTTGAATTTCCAAGTCGAGCATCATTTATTTCCTCGAATAAGCCATGTTCATTATGCAAAATTAAATAAGATTGTGAAAGCAACTTGCAAGGAATATCATGTTGATTACAAGGAATATCCTACGATGTTTCAGGCACTCAAATCACATGTGAAACATCTGAAAGTGGTGGGGCAAGCTGCTTAA
- the wecB gene encoding UDP-N-acetylglucosamine 2-epimerase (non-hydrolyzing), with protein sequence MKVLTIIGARPQFIKAAPMSKEISGREGVTEVIVHTGQHFDENMSDIFFREMHIPTPNYQLNINSLGHGAMTGRMLEEIEKILLIEKPNIVLVYGDTNSTLAGALAAKKLHIKVAHVEAGLRSFNIRMPEEVNRILTDRISDFLFCPTDSAIQNLHNEGFDKLNCSVVRNGDIMYDALKFFSQYAPDASYAFETAGNKKYALCTIHRAENTDDPIRLRNIISTLNKISEEVQILLPLHPRTQKLLQSLSIEPKFNIISPVGYLSMLTLLEHCQFVLTDSGGLQKEAYLKKKYCITMRDETEWVELVENGVNFVVGADSENIYSTFKLIYTKPFRAIEGIYGNGNAAKEIVDKILE encoded by the coding sequence ATGAAAGTACTGACAATTATTGGAGCGCGTCCACAATTTATCAAAGCAGCACCTATGAGTAAAGAAATCTCAGGAAGAGAAGGTGTAACAGAAGTGATAGTGCATACAGGGCAACATTTTGACGAGAACATGAGCGATATCTTCTTCCGCGAAATGCATATACCCACCCCAAACTACCAATTAAACATCAACAGTCTGGGACATGGAGCCATGACCGGAAGAATGTTAGAAGAAATTGAAAAAATACTTTTGATAGAAAAACCCAATATCGTTCTTGTATATGGAGACACTAACTCCACCTTAGCGGGTGCTTTAGCAGCAAAAAAATTACATATAAAAGTAGCACATGTAGAAGCGGGGCTTCGTAGTTTCAATATACGAATGCCTGAGGAAGTCAACAGAATTCTTACTGACAGAATCTCTGACTTCTTATTTTGCCCTACAGACAGCGCAATTCAAAATCTGCATAACGAAGGATTTGACAAACTAAACTGTTCTGTTGTGCGTAATGGAGATATTATGTACGATGCTCTCAAATTCTTTTCGCAATATGCTCCTGACGCCTCCTATGCCTTTGAAACTGCCGGAAACAAAAAATATGCTCTTTGTACGATTCACCGAGCAGAAAATACCGATGACCCCATTCGATTACGAAACATCATCTCCACTCTCAATAAGATATCAGAAGAAGTTCAAATCCTGCTGCCACTGCATCCAAGAACCCAAAAGCTACTCCAATCACTTTCTATTGAACCAAAATTCAATATAATTTCTCCTGTAGGATACTTATCAATGTTAACACTCTTGGAGCATTGCCAATTTGTTCTAACCGATAGTGGTGGCTTACAAAAAGAAGCTTATCTCAAAAAGAAATATTGCATCACCATGCGCGATGAAACCGAATGGGTAGAGTTAGTTGAAAACGGAGTAAATTTTGTGGTTGGTGCAGACTCTGAGAATATCTACAGTACGTTTAAACTGATATATACCAAACCATTCCGAGCCATAGAAGGAATATACGGCAATGGGAATGCGGCTAAAGAAATTGTAGATAAAATACTTGAATAA